Proteins from a genomic interval of Pirellulales bacterium:
- a CDS encoding GyrI-like domain-containing protein: MQYDVHVQTLAPRPVAVLRFQAAQSELSKKIPWACGEVWNFLRAAQVKTAGRHVAIYYDCEINVECGAEVDEPFVSDGRVVASATPAGRVATAAHIGPYHLLGGAHQAITQACQAQGHCLAGPNWEIYGHWTDDPTQLRTDVFYLLK; this comes from the coding sequence ATGCAATACGACGTCCACGTCCAAACTCTAGCCCCGCGCCCTGTGGCCGTGCTGCGCTTCCAGGCGGCGCAAAGCGAGCTCTCGAAAAAAATCCCCTGGGCGTGCGGCGAGGTGTGGAACTTCCTCCGCGCCGCGCAAGTAAAAACGGCCGGTCGCCACGTGGCGATTTACTACGACTGCGAAATCAATGTCGAATGCGGCGCCGAAGTCGACGAGCCGTTCGTTTCCGATGGCCGCGTGGTCGCGTCGGCCACGCCAGCCGGCCGGGTCGCCACGGCGGCGCACATCGGTCCGTATCACTTGCTCGGCGGCGCGCACCAGGCCATCACGCAAGCCTGCCAAGCGCAAGGCCACTGCCTGGCCGGCCCGAACTGGGAAATCTACGGCCACTGGACCGACGACCCCACGCAACTCCGCACGGATGTCTTCTATTTGCTGAAGTGA
- a CDS encoding efflux RND transporter permease subunit yields the protein MFSRFLHRPALAIVISIIILFLGGLSIKTLPISQFPNVAPPSVVVTVAFPGASAIVLVDSVLVILEQAINGVPDMRYLISAGTSAGEATILVVFEPGTDPNVGVLNVQNRIQTVKQRLPPIVELEGIVVLQSMTSMLMYLNVYSTDPSHNQDFLYNYAFVNVVPEVKRVRGIGSANILGSRAYAVRVWLNLDRMRAYNVGSDDVMKAVGRQSMIGSPGRLGQATGRTSQTIEYVLTWVGRYNKPEQYEDIILRANPDGEVLRLRDVAEIELGPAYYNIYSNIDGHPSAAIVLKQIPGTNAAAVIEEVKKTLERIKESSFPAGMTYEVSYDVSTFLEASIHQVYHTLFEAFVLVSLVVFLFLGDWRSTLIPTLAVPVSLIGTFFFMQLLGLSINLITLFALVLAIGIVVDDAIVVVEAVHAKMHDKHLSPYRATREVINEISGAIIAITLVMTAVFVPVTFMTGPVGTFYRQFGITMATSIVLSGIVALTLTPVLCAMILKPHTGARKRGPLAYFLYLFDRGVEKVTGGYAAFLRPIVTRRMLTMVVIGSFSIGIFLVNRGLPSGFIPLEDQGMIYGVLQTPPGSTLEYTNAKSRDLQAIAKSIEGVNSVSALAGYEVLTEGRGSNAGTCLINLKNWSERRMSSKQIIQELEHKCRKMSNVKLEFFEPPAVPGFGAAGGVSFRLLDKTNTMNYKRLGEEAEKFLGALKERPELTSIFTFFANNYPQYELIINNDVAMQKGVTIKDAMDNLSIVVGSTWEQGFIRFNQFYKVFVQALPEFRRYPEDFENMFVKNDKGDMVPYSSFMTLKKQQSLNEVDRYNLYPAAPIQLSPAPGYSTGQAIKAIREVAADTLPPGYGIGWEALAYDEAGKGNLAIYIFLIVVGFVYLVLVGQYESFILPLAVIMSLPVGVFGSFLFLRVMGLANDVYAQIGLVMLVGLLGKNAILIVEFAVQRHHEGVNIKDAAIEGGKLRFRPIMMTSFAFIAGLIPLVRANGPGAIGNRTIGTTAVGGMLLGTIIGVLLIPGLYYVFARLSGDRKLLQDESGTPLSEMVGHQGPGMPIYPDEAA from the coding sequence ATGTTTTCAAGATTTCTCCATAGACCGGCGTTGGCGATCGTTATCTCGATCATCATCCTCTTCCTGGGCGGATTGTCGATCAAGACGCTGCCCATCTCGCAATTCCCTAACGTCGCGCCGCCGAGCGTCGTGGTCACGGTCGCTTTCCCCGGCGCTAGCGCCATCGTTCTGGTCGATTCGGTCCTGGTCATTTTGGAGCAGGCGATCAACGGCGTACCGGACATGCGCTATTTGATCTCGGCCGGTACCAGCGCCGGCGAGGCGACGATCCTGGTCGTCTTCGAACCCGGCACGGACCCGAACGTCGGCGTCTTGAATGTGCAGAACCGCATCCAAACCGTGAAGCAAAGGCTTCCGCCCATCGTGGAACTGGAGGGTATCGTCGTCCTCCAGTCCATGACGAGCATGCTGATGTATTTGAACGTCTACAGCACGGATCCCAGCCACAACCAGGATTTCCTTTACAACTACGCGTTTGTCAACGTCGTGCCCGAGGTCAAACGGGTGCGGGGCATCGGCAGCGCCAATATCCTTGGTAGCCGTGCCTATGCGGTGCGGGTGTGGCTGAATCTCGATCGAATGCGGGCCTACAACGTGGGCTCCGACGACGTCATGAAGGCGGTCGGCAGGCAGAGCATGATCGGCTCGCCTGGACGACTTGGCCAGGCGACGGGCCGAACGTCGCAAACCATCGAGTACGTGCTGACGTGGGTGGGCCGCTACAACAAGCCGGAGCAGTATGAAGACATCATTTTGAGAGCGAACCCTGATGGCGAGGTACTGCGCCTCAGGGACGTGGCAGAAATCGAACTGGGGCCTGCCTATTACAACATCTACTCGAACATCGACGGCCATCCCTCGGCGGCCATCGTGTTGAAGCAAATCCCCGGCACCAACGCCGCGGCCGTGATCGAGGAGGTCAAGAAAACGCTCGAGCGCATCAAGGAGAGTTCGTTTCCCGCGGGCATGACCTATGAGGTCAGCTATGATGTGTCTACGTTCCTCGAGGCTTCGATCCACCAGGTGTACCACACTCTGTTCGAGGCCTTCGTGCTGGTCTCTCTGGTGGTCTTTCTATTCCTCGGCGATTGGCGTTCCACGCTGATTCCGACCCTGGCGGTTCCGGTATCGCTGATCGGGACCTTCTTCTTCATGCAGTTGCTGGGCCTGTCGATCAACCTGATCACGCTGTTCGCCCTGGTGTTGGCCATCGGTATCGTCGTCGACGACGCGATCGTGGTTGTCGAAGCCGTACACGCCAAGATGCACGACAAACACCTGTCGCCCTATCGGGCCACCAGGGAAGTCATCAATGAAATCAGCGGAGCGATCATTGCCATTACGCTGGTGATGACCGCCGTGTTCGTGCCCGTCACCTTCATGACCGGTCCGGTGGGCACGTTCTACCGCCAGTTCGGCATCACCATGGCCACGAGCATCGTTCTCTCGGGTATCGTGGCCCTGACGCTAACGCCCGTCTTGTGCGCGATGATCCTCAAGCCGCACACGGGCGCGCGAAAGCGTGGGCCGCTGGCCTACTTCCTGTATCTGTTTGACCGTGGCGTGGAGAAAGTTACCGGCGGTTATGCGGCCTTTTTGCGCCCCATCGTTACCCGCCGCATGCTGACGATGGTGGTCATCGGCAGCTTCAGCATCGGTATTTTCCTGGTAAACCGGGGGCTGCCCTCCGGGTTTATCCCGTTGGAAGACCAGGGAATGATTTACGGGGTTCTACAGACGCCGCCAGGCTCGACGCTGGAGTACACCAACGCCAAATCGCGCGACTTGCAGGCCATCGCGAAATCGATCGAGGGCGTCAACTCGGTCTCAGCCTTGGCCGGATACGAAGTTCTGACCGAGGGGCGCGGATCGAACGCGGGGACCTGTCTGATCAATTTGAAGAACTGGTCCGAGCGCCGCATGTCTTCGAAGCAGATCATTCAGGAACTCGAGCATAAATGCCGCAAGATGTCGAACGTGAAGCTCGAGTTCTTCGAGCCGCCCGCGGTGCCGGGCTTTGGGGCGGCCGGCGGCGTTTCGTTCCGTCTTTTGGACAAGACCAACACGATGAACTACAAGCGCCTCGGAGAAGAGGCAGAAAAGTTCCTGGGCGCCTTGAAGGAACGGCCCGAGCTGACGAGCATCTTCACGTTTTTTGCCAATAACTATCCGCAATATGAACTGATCATCAACAACGACGTGGCGATGCAGAAGGGTGTGACGATCAAAGACGCGATGGACAACCTGTCCATCGTGGTCGGCAGCACGTGGGAGCAGGGCTTCATCCGCTTCAACCAGTTTTACAAGGTCTTTGTCCAGGCCTTGCCCGAGTTTCGCCGGTATCCCGAGGATTTCGAGAACATGTTCGTCAAGAACGATAAGGGAGACATGGTCCCTTACTCCTCGTTCATGACGCTCAAGAAGCAGCAGAGTCTGAACGAAGTCGACCGCTATAATCTGTATCCGGCCGCTCCCATTCAGCTTTCGCCGGCGCCCGGCTACAGCACCGGCCAGGCCATCAAGGCGATCCGCGAGGTCGCCGCCGACACGCTGCCCCCGGGCTACGGCATCGGCTGGGAAGCCCTCGCTTATGACGAAGCGGGAAAGGGGAACCTGGCGATCTACATCTTCTTGATCGTGGTCGGCTTTGTCTACCTGGTGTTGGTCGGGCAGTACGAGAGCTTCATCCTGCCGCTGGCCGTGATCATGTCGCTGCCCGTCGGCGTCTTCGGATCCTTCCTGTTCCTGCGAGTCATGGGCCTGGCCAACGACGTCTACGCCCAGATCGGTCTGGTCATGCTCGTCGGTCTGCTGGGCAAGAACGCGATTCTCATCGTTGAATTCGCAGTGCAACGGCACCACGAGGGAGTAAACATCAAGGACGCGGCCATCGAAGGCGGAAAACTGCGCTTCCGGCCCATTATGATGACCTCCTTCGCCTTCATCGCCGGCTTGATTCCGCTCGTCCGCGCCAACGGCCCCGGGGCCATCGGAAACCGCACGATTGGCACCACCGCCGTCGGCGGCATGCTGTTGGGCACGATCATCGGCGTGTTGCTCATTCCCGGTCTGTACTACGTGTTCGCCAGGTTGTCCGGCGATCGCAAGCTGCTGCAAGACGAAAGCGGCACGCCGCTGAGCGAGATGGTCGGACACCAAGGACCCGGAATGCCGATCTATCCTGACGAAGCGGCGTGA
- a CDS encoding mandelate racemase/muconate lactonizing enzyme family protein codes for MKITHVVCQILRIQNVQAKTASSQDSVLVRVRTDNGLEGIGEADSSPEVVKAIVDAPFSHNIACGLRELLIGENPLETQRLWQKMLRRTMYFGRTSATVTAMAAIDMALWDLKGKHFGEPIHRLLGGKQHDRIKAYASILFGRDGKETADIGRRWREAGYRAVKFGWEPMGPSEAVDIDLVRGARAGVGDDGTVLIDAGCVWDARTALRRAHAFADFKIEWLEEPLRPEDYEGYAWLRDRSPVPIAAGEEECGREAFRPLIDRRAVDVYQVDLARNGFTDAAYIRDRVEEIGARLCNHCYTSPVTVAAGLHWLATCRDAFIYEDCVEDSPLRHELTIERVQAEDGWIAIPDRPGLGVTLDEDFVRRTLVAESGAK; via the coding sequence ATGAAGATCACGCACGTCGTCTGCCAGATTCTGCGAATCCAGAACGTGCAGGCGAAGACCGCCAGCAGCCAGGATTCGGTCCTCGTTCGTGTTCGCACCGATAACGGACTGGAGGGGATCGGCGAGGCCGACTCTTCGCCCGAGGTTGTCAAAGCGATCGTCGACGCTCCGTTCAGCCACAACATCGCCTGCGGATTGCGCGAATTGCTGATCGGCGAGAATCCCTTGGAAACGCAGCGGCTGTGGCAAAAGATGCTCCGCCGCACGATGTACTTCGGCCGCACTTCGGCCACGGTCACGGCCATGGCCGCCATCGACATGGCGCTGTGGGACTTGAAAGGAAAGCATTTCGGCGAGCCGATCCATCGGCTGCTGGGGGGCAAGCAGCACGACCGCATCAAGGCGTACGCCTCGATTCTCTTCGGCCGCGACGGCAAGGAAACCGCCGACATCGGCCGCCGCTGGCGCGAAGCCGGCTACCGCGCCGTGAAATTCGGCTGGGAACCGATGGGCCCGTCCGAGGCGGTTGATATCGACCTGGTGCGCGGCGCCCGCGCCGGCGTGGGCGACGACGGCACCGTGCTGATCGATGCCGGCTGCGTGTGGGATGCCCGAACGGCGTTGCGCCGCGCGCACGCGTTTGCCGATTTCAAAATCGAATGGCTCGAAGAGCCGCTCCGGCCCGAGGATTACGAAGGCTATGCCTGGCTGCGCGATCGCTCGCCCGTGCCGATCGCGGCGGGCGAGGAAGAATGCGGCCGCGAAGCCTTCCGCCCGCTGATCGATCGCCGCGCGGTGGACGTCTATCAGGTCGACCTGGCCCGCAACGGCTTTACTGACGCCGCTTATATTCGCGACCGTGTCGAAGAGATCGGCGCCCGGCTGTGCAATCACTGCTATACGAGCCCGGTCACGGTCGCTGCCGGCCTGCACTGGCTGGCCACCTGCCGCGACGCCTTCATTTACGAGGATTGCGTCGAGGATTCGCCCCTGCGGCACGAGTTGACAATCGAGCGCGTGCAAGCCGAAGATGGGTGGATCGCGATCCCGGACCGGCCCGGGCTGGGCGTGACGTTGGACGAGGATTTCGTCCGGCGCACGCTGGTGGCCGAATCGGGTGCGAAATAA
- a CDS encoding DUF1553 domain-containing protein, translating to MSKENQNTRVTNGCGDTTAFGLLPSFLLRHLQRLLRCHWWLAHQCRTERAITGGRATSGTQGNRFGLWHLLPSALCLLPALFRLLPAALCLLPALFAAPVAAAPPDLKHDILPLLRARCVKCHGPMKHESGLNLSTPRSIARGGESGASVEAGHVEKSLLWERIDANEMPPEAPLAAEERALLKEWIAAGAPGLPSAEEAARPGPDHWAFVPPARPAMPSVAHSEQVRTDVDRFILAELERRGGQLAPQAPPLVLLRRVAIDLTGLLPTPEEIATYLSDISLPETAAGAYERMVERYLASPRYGERWGQHWLDAAGYADSNGYFNADTDRPLAYRYRDYVIAAVSADKPFDQFLREQIAGDELSGYTPDGDVTPSMVEPLVATHFLRNAPDGTGESDGNPDEQRADRFTVLEGTVQILGSSLLGMTVQCARCHDHKFEPITQREYYQLQAIFWPAYCPDDWRKPNQRRVSVARSDERREHAERTKTLNEQIKTVRDALEEKAKSFREQLAAEHRASLDEETRAKLAEAEKHDKKERSPDEKKLVKALNDATELPHDALAEKFPDFATARDQANTQIDALESQLPTPLAELSILADVQTEPTPHHLLVRGDYRALGSEVAPGVPQVMNAAGQSYEVVGAATPAGGRRTALARWLTDPRHPLVARVTVNRIWQQHFGRGIVATADNFGYTGAPPSHPELLDYLATEFVASGFSTKALHRLILNSATYRQSSAANEEVRAADPENLLLGRFPLLRLDAESIRDCMLRASGELDLAVGGPYVPTKRTDTGEVVVAEGGAVARRSIYLQRRRTQPDSMLDVFDVPQGGNNCTRRNASTIALQSLSLLNSEFVTARAAALAARLEKSAGDDPAARVAQAFLVTYSRPPTAEEAAAAEQFLATQPANYAGQPDATERTWRDFCQMLLASSAFLYVE from the coding sequence ATGTCTAAAGAAAACCAAAACACCCGAGTGACGAACGGGTGCGGTGACACCACCGCCTTCGGCTTGCTGCCGTCTTTCCTGCTTCGACATTTGCAAAGGTTGCTCCGGTGCCACTGGTGGCTTGCCCACCAGTGCCGAACCGAGCGAGCGATCACTGGTGGACGAGCCACCAGTGGCACGCAGGGCAATCGATTCGGCCTTTGGCATTTACTGCCCTCTGCCCTCTGCCTGCTGCCGGCTCTTTTCCGTTTACTGCCCGCTGCCCTCTGCCTGCTGCCGGCTCTTTTTGCCGCTCCCGTCGCGGCCGCGCCGCCGGACCTGAAGCACGACATCCTGCCTCTCTTGCGTGCCCGTTGCGTCAAATGTCATGGGCCGATGAAGCATGAGAGCGGCTTGAATCTCAGCACGCCGCGCAGCATCGCCCGCGGGGGCGAATCGGGCGCGAGCGTCGAGGCGGGCCATGTCGAGAAAAGCCTGTTATGGGAGCGCATCGACGCGAACGAGATGCCGCCGGAGGCTCCGCTGGCTGCCGAGGAGCGCGCCCTGTTAAAGGAGTGGATCGCGGCCGGCGCCCCCGGTCTGCCGAGCGCCGAAGAGGCCGCGCGGCCCGGCCCCGACCATTGGGCTTTCGTTCCGCCCGCACGTCCCGCCATGCCATCGGTCGCGCACAGCGAACAAGTCCGCACCGACGTCGATCGATTCATCCTGGCCGAGCTTGAGCGCCGCGGCGGGCAACTCGCGCCGCAGGCGCCGCCGCTCGTGCTATTGCGGCGCGTGGCCATCGACCTGACCGGCCTGCTGCCTACGCCCGAGGAGATCGCGACGTATCTCTCGGACATTTCTCTCCCTGAGACGGCCGCCGGCGCGTACGAGCGGATGGTCGAGCGCTACCTGGCCAGTCCACGTTATGGCGAGCGGTGGGGGCAGCACTGGCTGGACGCGGCCGGCTACGCCGACAGCAATGGCTACTTCAACGCCGACACCGATCGGCCGCTCGCCTATCGTTATCGCGATTACGTGATCGCGGCCGTTAGCGCCGATAAGCCATTCGACCAATTCTTGCGCGAGCAGATCGCCGGCGACGAGCTTTCCGGTTACACGCCCGACGGCGACGTCACGCCCTCGATGGTCGAGCCACTGGTGGCGACTCACTTTCTGCGCAACGCTCCGGACGGCACCGGCGAAAGCGACGGCAACCCCGACGAGCAGCGTGCCGATCGCTTCACCGTGCTGGAAGGAACCGTGCAGATTCTCGGTTCCAGCCTGCTGGGAATGACCGTGCAATGTGCCCGCTGCCACGACCATAAATTCGAGCCGATCACGCAGCGCGAATACTATCAACTGCAAGCGATCTTCTGGCCGGCCTATTGCCCGGACGATTGGCGCAAGCCGAACCAGCGTCGCGTGTCGGTCGCCCGTAGCGACGAGCGCCGGGAACACGCCGAGCGCACCAAAACGCTCAATGAACAAATCAAAACCGTGCGCGACGCGCTGGAAGAAAAGGCCAAAAGCTTTCGCGAACAATTGGCCGCCGAACATCGGGCCAGCCTCGACGAAGAAACGCGGGCGAAGCTGGCCGAGGCCGAGAAGCACGACAAGAAGGAGCGCAGCCCCGACGAGAAGAAGCTCGTCAAAGCCCTGAACGACGCCACGGAGTTGCCGCACGACGCACTGGCCGAGAAATTCCCCGACTTTGCCACGGCACGTGACCAGGCGAACACGCAAATCGACGCACTCGAATCGCAGCTTCCCACGCCGCTGGCCGAGCTGTCGATCCTGGCCGACGTGCAAACCGAGCCGACGCCGCATCATCTGCTCGTGCGTGGCGATTATCGGGCTCTCGGCTCCGAAGTCGCGCCCGGGGTGCCGCAAGTGATGAACGCGGCCGGCCAATCGTACGAAGTCGTCGGGGCCGCCACGCCCGCCGGCGGGCGGCGCACGGCCCTGGCCCGCTGGCTCACCGATCCTCGGCATCCGCTGGTCGCGCGGGTGACGGTCAACCGCATCTGGCAGCAGCATTTCGGTCGCGGCATCGTGGCCACGGCCGACAATTTCGGCTACACCGGCGCGCCCCCGTCGCACCCCGAGTTGCTCGATTACCTGGCCACCGAGTTCGTCGCGTCGGGCTTTAGCACCAAGGCGCTGCACCGGCTGATCCTGAACTCGGCCACGTACCGGCAATCGAGCGCCGCCAACGAGGAAGTGCGGGCGGCCGACCCCGAAAACCTGCTGCTCGGGCGGTTTCCGCTCCTAAGGCTCGATGCCGAATCGATCCGCGATTGCATGCTCCGCGCCAGCGGCGAACTCGATCTGGCCGTCGGCGGCCCGTACGTGCCGACCAAGCGCACCGACACCGGCGAAGTGGTCGTCGCCGAGGGCGGCGCCGTCGCGCGGCGCTCGATTTATTTGCAACGCCGCCGGACCCAGCCCGACAGCATGCTCGACGTCTTCGACGTACCGCAAGGGGGGAACAACTGCACGCGGCGTAATGCCTCGACGATCGCACTGCAATCGCTGAGTCTGCTGAACTCGGAATTCGTCACGGCCCGCGCCGCGGCGCTCGCCGCGCGTTTGGAAAAATCTGCCGGCGACGATCCGGCAGCTCGCGTCGCGCAGGCGTTCCTTGTCACGTACTCGCGCCCGCCAACGGCCGAGGAGGCCGCGGCCGCCGAACAGTTCCTGGCGACCCAACCCGCGAACTACGCCGGCCAGCCCGACGCGACTGAGCGCACTTGGCGCGATTTCTGCCAGATGCTGCTGGCCAGTAGCGCGTTTTTGTATGTTGAGTAG
- a CDS encoding DUF1501 domain-containing protein, with product MQNHFHLNRRAFLGRYAGALGSLALAEMLAAPRVARASSTALANAGKAKAVICLFQHGGPSQMDLFDEKPELTRHDGQPYPGELEVHFHEQKGNLLASPFKFAPAGQCGMPLSEILPHTAGVADELTLVRSMTTESVDHEAALRLIHNGKIMPDRPVLGSWVAYALGTENRDLPSYVVLSDPGGLPVDGIRNWQSGWLPALYQGTPFRAKGSPVLHLESPSGVTAAARREELTFLNALNRAHQARHPGYTELQARIANFETAARMQTAVPEILDLSRESEATRRMYGLDNPATAEYAGRCLLARRLVEQGVRFVQVFMSGQPWDTHSKNSDNLRGLCARTDQPSAALVADLKQRGLLDSTIVLWTGEFGRLPISQKADGRDHNRHAFSLWLAGGGFKRGYVHGATDDFGYKSVTDVVNVHDLHATILAALGLDHAELTFPHDGRADSLTDHEVTKARVVRELLA from the coding sequence ATGCAAAACCACTTCCACCTGAACCGTCGAGCATTTCTTGGTCGTTACGCGGGCGCGCTCGGCAGCCTGGCGCTGGCCGAGATGCTTGCCGCGCCGCGCGTCGCGCGTGCGTCATCGACGGCGCTAGCAAACGCCGGCAAGGCCAAGGCTGTCATCTGCTTGTTTCAGCATGGCGGGCCGAGCCAGATGGACCTGTTCGACGAGAAGCCGGAGCTGACACGCCATGACGGTCAGCCCTATCCGGGCGAGCTCGAAGTTCACTTTCATGAGCAAAAGGGGAACCTGCTCGCGTCGCCCTTCAAGTTCGCGCCGGCGGGCCAGTGCGGCATGCCGCTCTCGGAGATTCTGCCGCACACGGCCGGCGTGGCCGACGAGCTGACGTTGGTCCGCTCGATGACCACCGAAAGTGTCGATCACGAGGCGGCGCTGCGGCTGATCCACAACGGCAAGATCATGCCCGACCGGCCGGTGCTCGGCTCCTGGGTCGCGTACGCGCTGGGCACCGAAAACCGCGATCTGCCGTCGTACGTCGTGCTCTCCGATCCCGGTGGATTGCCGGTCGACGGCATCCGCAATTGGCAAAGCGGCTGGCTGCCGGCGCTGTATCAAGGCACTCCGTTCCGCGCGAAGGGATCGCCCGTTTTGCACCTGGAATCGCCGTCGGGCGTGACGGCCGCGGCGCGGCGCGAAGAGCTGACGTTCCTCAACGCGCTCAATCGGGCGCACCAGGCCCGGCATCCCGGCTATACGGAGCTCCAGGCGCGGATCGCGAACTTCGAAACCGCCGCCCGCATGCAAACGGCCGTGCCCGAGATCCTGGACCTGTCGCGCGAGAGCGAGGCCACGCGGCGGATGTACGGCCTCGACAATCCGGCCACGGCCGAATACGCCGGCCGGTGTCTCTTGGCCCGCCGCCTGGTCGAACAGGGCGTCCGCTTCGTGCAGGTCTTCATGAGCGGGCAGCCGTGGGACACGCACTCGAAGAACTCGGACAATCTGCGCGGCCTGTGTGCCCGAACGGATCAACCGTCGGCGGCGCTCGTGGCCGATCTGAAGCAGCGCGGCCTGTTGGATTCGACGATCGTGCTGTGGACGGGCGAGTTCGGCCGGCTGCCCATTTCGCAAAAGGCCGACGGCCGCGACCACAACCGCCACGCCTTCAGCCTGTGGCTGGCCGGCGGCGGCTTCAAGCGCGGTTATGTACACGGCGCGACCGACGACTTCGGCTACAAGTCGGTGACCGACGTCGTAAACGTCCACGACCTGCACGCGACGATCCTGGCGGCCCTCGGCCTGGACCACGCCGAGCTGACTTTTCCCCACGACGGCCGCGCCGACAGCCTGACCGATCACGAAGTGACGAAGGCCCGCGTGGTGCGCGAACTGCTGGCGTGA
- the cimA gene encoding citramalate synthase: protein MRRIEIYDTTLRDGSQGEGVNFSLQDKLLLSQRLDSLGFDYIEGGYPLSNDKDAQYFQRVGGLNLAHARVCAFGMTRRKGISADQDPGMKALVDSGAKIITMVGKTWDFHVTEVLSATLDENVEMIADSIAYLRRMGREVIYDAEHFFDGWKANPDYARRTIQAAAEAGARTVVLCDTNGGNLPEKIAELTRAARESLKVPVGIHCHNDCELAVANTLAAVDAGADHVQGTINGVGERCGNVDLIAVVANLALKKSGYEVLRPESLQRLTELSRYAYELANMNFRNGQPFVGSSAFAHKGGMHAHAVNRATASYEHITPEKVGNERRILVSELSGRSNIQALTTKHNLQHDRALAEKILDKVVKMENAGYQFEAAEASFDLLVRRCAGTFTPHFERLNFHVSVEADAGGEVTTEATVKIRVGDTVRHEVAEGDGPVNALDAALRKALAAAYPSLAKMHLVDYKVRVINSEAATAAGVRVVIESRDDHDVWGTVGVSENIIEASWMALVDSFEYKLCKDETRSAGNAK from the coding sequence ATGCGCCGCATCGAAATCTACGACACTACACTGCGCGATGGCAGCCAGGGCGAGGGGGTCAACTTCTCGCTGCAGGACAAGCTGCTCTTGTCCCAGCGGCTCGACAGCCTGGGCTTCGATTACATCGAAGGGGGTTATCCGCTGTCGAACGACAAGGACGCGCAATATTTCCAGCGCGTCGGCGGACTGAATCTGGCTCACGCCCGGGTGTGCGCGTTCGGCATGACGCGTCGCAAGGGGATCTCGGCCGATCAAGACCCGGGCATGAAGGCCCTGGTCGACTCGGGCGCGAAGATCATCACGATGGTGGGCAAAACGTGGGACTTTCACGTCACCGAGGTATTGTCCGCCACGCTCGATGAAAACGTCGAAATGATCGCCGATAGTATCGCCTACCTGCGCCGCATGGGGCGCGAGGTGATCTACGACGCCGAACATTTTTTCGACGGCTGGAAGGCGAACCCTGACTACGCGCGCCGCACGATCCAGGCCGCGGCCGAGGCGGGTGCCCGAACCGTCGTGCTGTGTGATACCAACGGTGGCAACCTGCCGGAGAAAATCGCCGAGCTGACGCGGGCGGCCCGCGAGTCGCTGAAGGTGCCGGTGGGCATTCACTGCCATAACGATTGCGAACTGGCCGTGGCCAACACGCTGGCGGCCGTCGACGCCGGTGCCGATCACGTGCAGGGAACGATCAATGGCGTGGGGGAGCGGTGCGGCAACGTCGACCTGATCGCGGTGGTGGCGAACCTGGCGCTGAAGAAGTCGGGCTACGAAGTCCTGCGGCCCGAGAGCTTACAGCGGCTGACCGAGCTGTCGCGCTACGCCTATGAGCTGGCGAACATGAACTTTCGCAACGGCCAGCCCTTCGTGGGTTCGAGCGCTTTTGCGCACAAGGGCGGGATGCACGCCCATGCCGTGAATCGCGCGACGGCCAGTTACGAGCACATCACGCCGGAAAAAGTCGGCAATGAACGCCGCATTCTGGTGAGCGAGCTGTCTGGCCGTTCGAACATCCAGGCGCTCACCACGAAGCACAACCTGCAGCACGATCGGGCGCTCGCCGAGAAGATTCTGGACAAAGTCGTGAAGATGGAGAACGCCGGCTACCAGTTCGAAGCGGCCGAAGCGTCGTTCGATTTGCTCGTCCGGCGCTGTGCCGGCACGTTCACGCCGCACTTCGAGCGGTTGAATTTTCACGTGTCGGTCGAGGCCGACGCCGGCGGCGAAGTGACGACCGAGGCCACGGTGAAAATCCGCGTCGGCGATACCGTGCGCCACGAAGTGGCCGAAGGAGACGGCCCGGTCAATGCGCTCGACGCGGCGCTGCGCAAGGCGCTGGCCGCGGCCTATCCGAGTCTCGCCAAAATGCACCTGGTTGATTACAAAGTGCGGGTTATCAACTCCGAAGCGGCCACGGCCGCCGGCGTACGCGTGGTGATCGAAAGCCGCGACGATCACGACGTATGGGGCACGGTGGGCGTGAGCGAGAACATCATCGAGGCCAGTTGGATGGCGCTGGTCGACAGCTTCGAATACAAGCTGTGCAAGGACGAGACGAGAAGTGCAGGAAATGCAAAATGA